In the Mesorhizobium sp. WSM2240 genome, GGCACCCAGGTCGTCGTCATGTGAATACCGCTTCCGCGGCAGCGAAGGGCCGGCGACACCGCCGGCCTTTTTGTTTGCGCGGGCAAATCCCATACAGCGCCAGCAGGAAAAACCGTTTCCGAAGGATTTTCCTCTGGCGGAATCAATCCCGGAGCGTTAAGCGATAACTCCCATGGCGCGATATGTATTCATCACCGGCGGCGTGGTTTCCTCCCTTGGCAAAGGCATTGCGGCAGCGGCTCTAGGCGCGCTGCTGCAGGCGCGCGGCTATCGCGTGCGGATCCGAAAGCTTGATCCCTATCTGAATGTCGACCCCGGAACCATGTCGCCATACCAGCATGGCGAGGTGTTCGTGACCGACGACGGGGCCGAGACAGACCTCGATCTCGGCCATTACGAGCGCTTCACCAACCGCTCGGCCAATCAGAGCGACAACATTACCACCGGCCGCATCTACAAGAACATCATCGAACGCGAGCGGCGCGGCGACTATCTCGGCGCGACGGTGCAGGTCATTCCGCACGTCACCGACGAGATCAAGAACTTCATCCTGGACGGCAACGAGGACTACGACTTCGTGCTTTGCGAGATCGGCGGCACAGTCGGCGATATCGAGGCGATGCCGTTCCTGGAGGCGATCCGCCAGCTCGGCAATGATCTCCCGCGCAACAATGCAGTCTACGTCCACTTGACGCTGATGCCGTATATCCCGACCGCCGGCGAGTTGAAGACCAAGCCGACGCAGCATTCGGTCAAAGAGTTGCGCTCGATCGGCATCGCGCCCGACATTCTTTTGGTGCGCGCCGACCGCGCCATTCCCAGGGAAGAGCGCAGAAAGCTTTCGCTGTTCTGCAACGTCCGCGAGAGCGCCGTCATCCAGGCGCTCGACGTCGGCCACATCTACGACGTGCCGATGGCCTATCACAAGGAAGGGCTCGACTCGGAAGTTCTTGCCGCCTTCGGCATTGATCCGGCGCCCAAGCCGCGCATGGAGCGCTGGCAGGAGGTTTCGAGCCGCATCCACAATCCGGAAGGCGAGGTCACGATTGCTGTCGTTGGCAAGTACACCGGCCTCAAAGACGCCTACAAATCGCTGATCGAGGCGCTCGCCCATGGCGGAATGGCTAACAAGGTGCGTGTGAAGCTCGACTGGATAGAAAGCGAGATTTTCGAGAAGGAAGACCCGTCGCCCTGGCTCGAAAAGGTCCACGGCATATTGGTCCCCGGCGGTTTTGGCGAACGCGGCTCGGAAGGCAAGATACTCGCGGCCAAATTCGCCCGCGAGCGCAAGGTGCCGTATTTTGGCATCTGCTTCGGCATGCAGATGGCCTGCATAGAGGCGGCGCGCTCGCTGGCTGGTGTCGGAAATGCCTCCTCCACCGAGTTTGGCCCGACGGAAGAACCGGTTGTCGGCCTGATGACGGAATGGTTGAAGGGCAACATGCTGGAAAAGCGCCGCGAAACCGGCGATCTCGGCGGCACCATGCGGCTCGGCGCCTATGAGGCGCACCTCGGCAAGGATACCAAGATCGCCGAAATCTACGGCGACACGGTTATTTCCGAACGCCATCGCCACCGCTACGAAGTCAATGTCGACTACAAGGAGCGGCTGGAGGAATGCGGACTCGTCTTCGCGGGCATGTCGCCTGACGGAGTGCTGCCGGAAACCGTCGAGTATCCCGACCACCCCTGGTTCATCGGCGTCCAGTACCATCCCGAGCTGAAGAGCCGTCCGATGGAGCCTCACCCGCTCTTCGCCAGCTTCATCAATGCGGCTGTGGAGCAATCCAGGCTCGTTTGAGGCCCCGCCTGGCGCGGTTCCTGTTAGGTCAGACGACTTGCTCGGCGGCCGACATCAATTCCTCGCGGCTCGGCGCTCCGAACATCCGGCGGCCACCTTCAGGAACCTCTGTGAAGCTC is a window encoding:
- a CDS encoding CTP synthase — encoded protein: MARYVFITGGVVSSLGKGIAAAALGALLQARGYRVRIRKLDPYLNVDPGTMSPYQHGEVFVTDDGAETDLDLGHYERFTNRSANQSDNITTGRIYKNIIERERRGDYLGATVQVIPHVTDEIKNFILDGNEDYDFVLCEIGGTVGDIEAMPFLEAIRQLGNDLPRNNAVYVHLTLMPYIPTAGELKTKPTQHSVKELRSIGIAPDILLVRADRAIPREERRKLSLFCNVRESAVIQALDVGHIYDVPMAYHKEGLDSEVLAAFGIDPAPKPRMERWQEVSSRIHNPEGEVTIAVVGKYTGLKDAYKSLIEALAHGGMANKVRVKLDWIESEIFEKEDPSPWLEKVHGILVPGGFGERGSEGKILAAKFARERKVPYFGICFGMQMACIEAARSLAGVGNASSTEFGPTEEPVVGLMTEWLKGNMLEKRRETGDLGGTMRLGAYEAHLGKDTKIAEIYGDTVISERHRHRYEVNVDYKERLEECGLVFAGMSPDGVLPETVEYPDHPWFIGVQYHPELKSRPMEPHPLFASFINAAVEQSRLV